From Oceanipulchritudo coccoides, the proteins below share one genomic window:
- a CDS encoding ribose-phosphate pyrophosphokinase codes for MQIGEMKILMGSANVPLAKAVCEFVGTEPTHVTLKRFPDKEVFVKIDENIRGKDVFIIQPTCPPANDNLMELLIMIDAARRASANRINAVVPFYGYARQDRKDQPRVPITAKLVANLLVTAGANRVLTMDLHAPQIQGFFDIPVDHLYASTVFFDYLKKFKDENLIVISPDVGGIKMAAAYASMLGTDFGFVAKKRMDATQVEATSVVGDVEGKSVLIVDDLTESAGTLQAAAKILKERGAAKVRAAVSHAVLNSKGYERMQEGFLDELISTNSTPVDCRGLPITILSIAPLLGEAMLRINNHQSVTSLFRIKGF; via the coding sequence ATGCAAATTGGTGAAATGAAAATACTCATGGGGAGCGCGAATGTTCCCCTTGCGAAGGCCGTGTGCGAGTTTGTCGGGACGGAGCCCACACACGTCACCTTGAAGCGTTTTCCGGACAAGGAAGTCTTCGTCAAGATTGACGAAAATATCCGGGGAAAAGATGTCTTTATCATTCAACCAACCTGCCCCCCGGCAAACGATAACCTGATGGAGTTGCTCATCATGATTGATGCGGCTCGTCGCGCCTCGGCCAACCGGATCAATGCGGTCGTTCCCTTTTATGGATATGCACGGCAGGACCGCAAGGACCAGCCGCGTGTCCCGATAACGGCCAAGCTGGTGGCCAACCTGCTTGTCACTGCTGGCGCCAACCGGGTCCTGACAATGGATCTGCACGCACCGCAAATCCAAGGCTTTTTTGATATACCGGTCGACCACCTCTACGCCTCGACAGTCTTTTTTGATTACCTGAAGAAATTCAAGGATGAGAACCTGATTGTCATCTCCCCGGATGTCGGGGGCATCAAGATGGCGGCAGCTTACGCTTCCATGCTGGGTACTGATTTTGGCTTTGTCGCAAAGAAGCGTATGGACGCCACGCAAGTCGAAGCGACGAGTGTCGTGGGCGATGTGGAAGGGAAGTCCGTTCTCATTGTCGATGACTTGACGGAGTCGGCCGGGACACTCCAGGCAGCCGCAAAGATACTCAAGGAGCGCGGGGCCGCCAAGGTCCGTGCAGCCGTGAGCCACGCCGTTCTCAATAGCAAGGGATACGAGCGCATGCAGGAGGGCTTCCTGGATGAGCTGATTTCGACCAATTCAACGCCGGTCGATTGTCGTGGCCTCCCCATTACGATCCTGTCGATTGCCCCCTTGCTGGGTGAGGCCATGTTGCGGATCAATAATCACCAGAGTGTGACCTCCCTTTTCCGCATCAAGGGCTTCTAA